The following proteins come from a genomic window of Gottfriedia acidiceleris:
- the qoxA gene encoding cytochrome aa3 quinol oxidase subunit II — MKKFLMGMMIMLVALVMGACDKIAVLNPKGPVAKTQADTIIFSMLMMLGVLLVVYILYIVILYKYRASKLPKDYEPPHEEGSKTLEIIWTVIPIIIVAVLSVVTVKTTNAVESVPKGHENDKPLVIYASSSNWKWHFSYPEQGIETVNYVNIPTNRNVEFRLYSFGPITSFWIPQLGGQKYAMSDMVTKLNFVASNEGSYIGKNSNFNGKGFAGMEFEVLAMNDKDFNGWVKDVKETAPALTENEFNKLLKIEHLGRKTYTSTHLGFRPAPEGKNAGHQHGSMKDSSDHHDMDNMEGMK, encoded by the coding sequence ATGAAAAAATTTCTAATGGGCATGATGATCATGCTGGTTGCATTAGTAATGGGTGCTTGTGACAAGATTGCAGTTCTTAATCCTAAGGGTCCTGTTGCTAAAACGCAAGCGGATACGATTATCTTCTCGATGTTGATGATGTTAGGAGTTTTACTAGTAGTTTACATTCTTTATATTGTTATTCTATATAAATATCGTGCTAGTAAACTTCCGAAAGATTACGAACCGCCTCATGAAGAGGGAAGTAAAACACTTGAAATTATTTGGACTGTCATCCCAATTATTATTGTTGCAGTTTTATCAGTAGTAACTGTTAAAACAACAAATGCGGTTGAAAGTGTACCAAAAGGTCATGAAAATGATAAACCACTTGTTATTTATGCAAGTTCTTCAAACTGGAAATGGCATTTCTCATATCCTGAACAAGGAATTGAAACGGTTAACTATGTAAATATTCCAACAAATAGAAATGTTGAATTCCGACTTTATTCATTTGGTCCGATTACAAGTTTTTGGATACCTCAATTAGGTGGACAAAAATATGCAATGAGTGACATGGTAACTAAATTAAATTTTGTTGCTTCCAATGAAGGCTCTTATATTGGTAAAAACAGTAACTTCAATGGTAAAGGCTTTGCTGGAATGGAATTTGAAGTACTAGCAATGAATGATAAGGATTTTAATGGCTGGGTTAAGGACGTTAAAGAAACAGCTCCTGCTTTAACAGAAAACGAGTTTAATAAATTACTAAAAATTGAGCATTTAGGTAGAAAGACATATACTTCGACTCATTTAGGATTTAGACCAGCTCCAGAAGGAAAAAATGCAGGACATCAACATGGTTCTATGAAGGATTCATCTGATCACCATGACATGGATAATATGGAGGGGATGAAATAA
- a CDS encoding alpha/beta fold hydrolase has product MKTIVICHGMSSGGWAWKEVKILLEKEGHTVYTPTMTGCGERFHLANKEVDLNTAINDIVNVINYENLHNIVLIGHSYGGVVASGVVDRIPELIDEVIYLDAMLLNDGEAVVNLFPDEIVNFLQGLIDTKGEGWKVPVVEEDRYDYRLTDHPQKCFKTPLILKNKELKNIKTSYINCTEKEQNPFYYGIFRSVERAKERGMTIHNLKAGHIPNIENPTLLAQFLMNIL; this is encoded by the coding sequence ATGAAAACAATCGTTATTTGTCACGGAATGAGTTCAGGGGGCTGGGCATGGAAAGAGGTAAAAATATTATTAGAAAAAGAGGGGCATACTGTATATACACCTACAATGACTGGTTGTGGGGAAAGGTTTCATTTAGCGAATAAAGAAGTAGATTTAAACACTGCAATAAATGACATTGTTAATGTGATTAATTATGAAAATTTACATAATATTGTTCTGATTGGTCATAGCTATGGTGGTGTAGTAGCATCAGGAGTAGTTGATCGTATTCCAGAATTAATTGATGAAGTTATCTATTTAGATGCGATGTTATTAAATGATGGTGAAGCAGTTGTTAATTTGTTTCCAGATGAAATAGTAAATTTTCTTCAAGGTTTGATTGATACAAAAGGTGAAGGATGGAAAGTACCAGTAGTAGAGGAAGATCGATATGATTATCGTCTAACTGATCATCCTCAAAAATGTTTTAAAACGCCGCTTATCCTCAAAAATAAGGAGTTAAAAAATATAAAAACCTCCTATATTAATTGTACAGAGAAAGAACAAAATCCATTTTACTATGGAATTTTTCGATCTGTAGAGCGTGCAAAAGAAAGAGGGATGACAATTCATAATTTGAAAGCAGGACATATTCCTAATATTGAAAATCCAACTTTACTTGCACAATTCTTAATGAACATATTATGA
- a CDS encoding DUF1904 family protein, whose product MPQLLIKGISTVDICKISKSLIEELAVVCECGTDNFTIDCLHSTSIFNGEIVESFPFIEVKWFERGGETRDRFATTIEKHINTLNIPEFEIAFITYQEDCYYINGNKFS is encoded by the coding sequence ATGCCTCAATTATTAATTAAAGGGATTTCTACTGTTGATATTTGCAAAATTAGTAAGTCTTTAATCGAAGAACTAGCAGTGGTTTGTGAATGTGGAACTGATAATTTTACAATTGATTGTCTCCATTCAACTTCAATTTTTAATGGTGAAATTGTAGAAAGCTTTCCATTCATTGAAGTAAAGTGGTTTGAACGTGGAGGTGAAACTAGAGATCGTTTTGCTACTACAATCGAAAAACATATTAACACTTTGAATATTCCCGAATTTGAAATTGCTTTTATTACATATCAAGAAGATTGTTATTATATAAATGGGAATAAATTTTCATAA
- a CDS encoding arsenic transporter, whose product MNFEIAMTAFVFIMTMSVIFWRPKGIHEAWPASIGAIIILVTGIVSRHDLYDIITKIGGASITIIATIVMAVILESFGFFHWSAARLVTLAKGSSYRLYWYIQLLCFLMTLLFNNDGSILITTPILIILLKNLRLKPHQQIPYLLSGALIATASSAPIGVSNIVNLIGLKIVHMPLYMQPLMMFVPTMLGLLFMSIMMYLVLKSKFPEVLPASTNDIEESFFIKNFHPLKSKISVETKRKRTKFMLKILTFVFVMRCLLFVASFISIPIEIVAVLGSLILLIWRWYHLRTNPVDILKKTPWQILLFAFSMYVIIYGLHNAGLTDFIVKEIEPIVNQGLFNATLAMGGLVSVMSNLFNNHPALMIGTISLTEMGLDPVTLKAIYLANIVGSDIGSLLLPIGTLASLIWMHILKENKIKVKWKDYLSVTIIVIPLTTIISLILLYYWIQLFFA is encoded by the coding sequence ATGAATTTTGAAATTGCAATGACAGCGTTTGTTTTCATTATGACAATGTCTGTCATATTCTGGAGACCAAAAGGAATTCATGAAGCATGGCCTGCTTCAATTGGAGCTATAATCATTCTAGTAACTGGAATTGTTAGTCGACACGATTTATATGACATTATAACGAAAATCGGTGGAGCTTCAATAACAATTATAGCAACAATTGTTATGGCTGTTATTTTAGAAAGCTTCGGGTTCTTTCATTGGTCAGCAGCTCGACTAGTTACATTGGCCAAAGGTTCTAGTTATCGATTATATTGGTACATTCAATTACTATGTTTTTTAATGACGTTACTTTTTAATAATGATGGTAGCATCCTAATTACAACACCTATACTAATAATTCTTTTAAAAAATCTACGTTTAAAACCACATCAACAAATACCCTACCTATTATCTGGTGCATTAATTGCAACTGCTTCAAGTGCTCCAATTGGCGTAAGTAATATCGTAAATTTAATAGGTTTAAAAATCGTACACATGCCACTTTATATGCAACCATTAATGATGTTTGTACCTACAATGTTAGGTTTATTATTTATGTCGATTATGATGTATCTCGTACTAAAAAGTAAATTTCCAGAAGTGTTACCAGCTTCAACAAATGATATTGAAGAATCTTTTTTTATTAAAAATTTTCATCCCTTAAAAAGTAAAATTTCTGTTGAAACAAAAAGAAAAAGAACAAAGTTTATGCTTAAAATATTAACTTTTGTATTTGTAATGAGATGTTTACTGTTTGTTGCATCGTTTATTTCAATTCCAATTGAAATTGTTGCAGTACTTGGTTCCCTTATTTTGCTTATATGGAGATGGTACCATTTAAGAACAAATCCCGTAGATATCTTAAAAAAGACACCTTGGCAAATTCTTTTATTTGCATTCTCAATGTATGTAATTATTTACGGACTTCACAATGCTGGTCTAACTGATTTTATTGTAAAAGAAATTGAACCAATCGTAAATCAAGGGCTTTTTAATGCCACTTTGGCAATGGGGGGATTAGTAAGTGTAATGTCAAATCTTTTTAACAATCACCCTGCCCTTATGATTGGCACAATCAGCTTAACTGAAATGGGACTAGATCCAGTGACACTAAAAGCAATCTATCTAGCTAATATAGTTGGTAGTGATATAGGCTCGCTTTTGTTACCTATTGGAACATTAGCATCATTAATTTGGATGCACATTTTAAAAGAAAATAAAATTAAAGTAAAATGGAAAGATTATTTAAGCGTCACCATAATTGTGATCCCATTAACAACAATTATTTCATTAATACTACTATATTATTGGATACAATTATTTTTTGCTTAA
- a CDS encoding DUF2642 domain-containing protein, with protein sequence MSDVSTLLGEQVSVRLSGDVVFEGILTDLGQDILVLFNGIKYYYIPWMHIHMVYQNNDLKEKIDNPIEPSITQEMESISYRKILLNAKGIFSEIYVTGNITFHGYIMNVLNDYLVFYSPVFHTMYISLSHLKWITPYNHRVVPYNLTNETLAVHPPTTPLHRSLEIQLRKEIGKLVIFDGGTDPMKIGLLNKVDNNQIELSVASGQNVYLKLGHIKSIHLP encoded by the coding sequence GTGAGTGATGTATCTACATTGCTTGGAGAACAAGTCTCGGTAAGATTATCTGGAGATGTCGTATTTGAAGGAATTCTTACTGATTTAGGACAAGATATTTTAGTGCTTTTTAACGGCATAAAATATTATTATATCCCTTGGATGCATATCCATATGGTATATCAAAATAATGATTTAAAAGAAAAAATAGATAACCCTATTGAACCATCCATTACACAGGAAATGGAGTCAATTTCATATCGTAAAATTTTACTAAATGCTAAAGGAATATTTTCAGAAATCTATGTAACTGGTAATATAACTTTTCATGGTTATATTATGAACGTATTAAATGATTATCTTGTATTTTACTCACCTGTATTTCATACAATGTATATTTCTTTATCACATTTAAAATGGATCACACCATATAACCATAGAGTGGTGCCATATAATTTAACAAATGAGACACTAGCAGTACATCCACCTACTACTCCTTTACACAGGTCTTTAGAAATTCAGCTTAGAAAAGAAATTGGAAAACTTGTTATTTTTGATGGTGGAACAGATCCAATGAAGATTGGGCTTTTAAATAAAGTAGATAATAACCAAATAGAACTTTCCGTAGCGAGTGGACAAAATGTTTACCTAAAACTGGGACATATAAAATCTATACACTTACCTTAG
- a CDS encoding DUF4097 family beta strand repeat-containing protein, with product MRNWKVGTITAGIILIAIGLLWFLQNFISIPYSKLLINAWPVACILLGIEILLFNIVRKEDSLRFHGFSIFLLILMMGVSLLFSIGHLFIKEIGYTFKSRNIDINDSKTITSSINEVIIKANNSEISVNGTDSSEVNVNGNIRVPDRDKKDVSEKISDYYSVKTLGDKMIIEIRNDDNQIFHFDHDDRSQLNIDLPKSILTNINVKNGSVNLSNKDNKTVINSNDGQINIENVTGNLVAKTRNGSISLSNAKLNRESEIATNDGEINIKNISGFLNSTTRDGSISIEQANIDGTSEVTTYDGEINLSDYKGKINAKTKNGAINIEEALLNGNSKISSDDGEIQIDLLKDNNLTINAETNDGSLSGNIGWKIKTNDENHTNKAMVGSGEHQLNVKSRNGSIYVNKD from the coding sequence ATGAGGAATTGGAAGGTTGGCACTATAACAGCGGGAATTATATTAATTGCAATTGGTTTACTTTGGTTTTTACAAAATTTTATTTCAATTCCTTATTCGAAGCTTCTTATTAATGCATGGCCAGTTGCTTGTATTTTATTAGGAATTGAAATATTACTATTCAATATAGTAAGAAAAGAAGACTCACTTCGATTTCATGGATTTAGTATTTTTTTACTTATATTGATGATGGGTGTTTCATTACTATTTAGTATTGGTCACCTGTTTATCAAAGAAATAGGTTATACATTCAAATCAAGAAATATTGATATAAATGATTCGAAAACGATAACTTCATCAATTAATGAAGTTATTATTAAAGCTAATAATAGTGAAATCAGTGTAAATGGAACTGATTCTAGTGAGGTAAACGTAAATGGTAATATAAGAGTTCCGGATCGTGATAAAAAAGATGTGAGTGAAAAAATATCTGATTATTATTCAGTAAAAACACTTGGTGATAAAATGATTATCGAGATTCGTAATGATGACAATCAGATTTTCCACTTTGATCATGACGACAGATCCCAACTAAATATTGATTTACCTAAAAGTATTTTAACGAATATAAACGTAAAAAATGGCTCTGTAAATTTATCAAATAAAGATAATAAAACAGTAATAAATTCAAATGATGGTCAAATCAATATTGAGAATGTAACTGGAAACTTAGTTGCAAAAACTAGAAATGGTTCGATCAGCTTATCGAATGCAAAATTAAATCGAGAAAGTGAAATTGCAACGAATGATGGTGAAATTAACATCAAAAATATTTCTGGTTTTTTAAATTCTACTACAAGAGATGGTAGCATTTCGATTGAGCAAGCAAATATAGATGGAACAAGTGAAGTAACCACTTATGATGGAGAAATTAACTTAAGTGATTATAAAGGAAAAATAAACGCAAAAACAAAAAATGGTGCAATTAATATTGAGGAAGCATTATTAAATGGTAATAGTAAAATTTCTTCAGATGATGGAGAAATTCAAATCGACCTACTAAAGGATAACAATCTTACAATCAATGCGGAAACAAATGATGGTAGTTTAAGTGGTAATATTGGATGGAAAATCAAAACTAATGACGAAAACCATACAAATAAGGCCATGGTTGGAAGTGGCGAACATCAACTGAATGTTAAATCGAGAAATGGTTCTATTTACGTAAATAAAGATTAA
- a CDS encoding RNA polymerase sigma factor, protein MESDEQLVRNIVKGNHQLFKELIVRYQSKVFAVALKVSNNQKDAEDISQEVFLQLYRSLENFNGESSLATWIYRITMNKAIDFKRKQVKQQENETSELLTTLPEENFLSPEEALLKTIDKELIHSYLIELPQAYSDVLKLYYFEELTYGEIALKLNVAVKTVESRLYRAKRLIKDKHKGGII, encoded by the coding sequence ATGGAGTCGGATGAACAATTAGTAAGGAATATAGTAAAGGGGAATCATCAACTATTTAAAGAATTAATAGTAAGATACCAATCAAAGGTATTTGCAGTAGCATTGAAAGTGTCAAATAATCAAAAGGATGCTGAAGATATTTCGCAAGAAGTCTTTCTCCAATTGTATCGTTCTCTCGAAAACTTTAACGGGGAATCTAGCTTGGCCACATGGATTTATCGAATTACAATGAATAAAGCAATTGATTTTAAAAGAAAACAAGTAAAACAACAGGAAAATGAAACTAGTGAATTACTTACTACTTTACCAGAGGAGAATTTTTTATCACCTGAAGAAGCTTTACTAAAAACGATTGATAAAGAACTTATTCATTCATATTTAATTGAATTGCCACAGGCATATAGTGATGTATTGAAATTATATTATTTTGAAGAACTTACTTATGGGGAAATAGCTTTGAAATTAAATGTAGCCGTTAAAACTGTAGAATCACGTTTATATCGAGCCAAACGATTAATTAAAGACAAGCATAAAGGAGGGATCATTTGA
- a CDS encoding CapA family protein, whose protein sequence is MKKIIIILVTCFFALLCGCTKNNQERHKVKENKQNTEQIKEKKEPIKKINQIVTKVTVGAVGDLLIHNEVYEDARLPNGVYNFNKMFDEVRKTMEKPDILVANQETMIGGKQFGLSTYPAFNSPYEVGDAIKGAGVDFVTLANNHSLDRGEKIIRSAISHWDAIHMPYTGAFKSQADHDQIRVINKNNIRFSFLAYTFGTNGIPVPKGKDYLVNLIDLAKIRSDVERAKKVSDVVVVAMHWGIEYERMPNNTQKNLAKQLADMGVQIIIGNHPHVLQPPAWITGKTGNKTIVFYSLGNYLSAQDEIYELIGGMGTIDVVKTLTNQNVKIELKNPSFFPTYNYYRDNRNFKIMSLEKINNVNLKNGKLRYNEIMNHMRTNIKDLKSISEVQ, encoded by the coding sequence ATGAAAAAAATAATTATCATATTAGTAACCTGTTTTTTTGCTTTACTTTGCGGGTGTACAAAAAATAATCAAGAGAGACATAAAGTAAAAGAAAATAAACAAAATACAGAACAGATTAAAGAGAAGAAGGAACCTATAAAAAAAATAAACCAGATTGTTACAAAAGTGACTGTTGGTGCCGTAGGGGACCTATTAATTCATAATGAAGTATATGAAGATGCTAGGCTTCCAAATGGAGTATATAACTTTAATAAAATGTTTGATGAAGTTAGAAAAACGATGGAAAAGCCAGACATTTTAGTAGCGAATCAAGAAACGATGATTGGTGGAAAGCAATTCGGATTATCTACGTATCCAGCGTTTAATAGTCCATATGAAGTTGGAGATGCAATTAAAGGGGCTGGGGTTGATTTTGTAACACTGGCCAATAATCATTCACTTGATCGAGGTGAAAAAATTATACGAAGTGCAATTTCGCATTGGGATGCTATTCATATGCCATATACAGGTGCTTTTAAATCACAGGCAGATCATGACCAAATTAGAGTAATAAATAAAAATAATATTCGATTTTCATTTCTTGCTTACACATTTGGTACAAATGGGATTCCCGTACCTAAAGGAAAAGATTATTTAGTAAATTTGATTGACCTTGCGAAAATACGTAGTGATGTTGAAAGGGCAAAGAAAGTATCAGATGTAGTAGTAGTTGCCATGCATTGGGGGATTGAATATGAAAGAATGCCGAACAATACCCAAAAGAATCTTGCAAAACAATTGGCTGATATGGGAGTTCAAATTATTATTGGTAATCATCCACACGTTCTGCAACCGCCGGCATGGATCACTGGAAAAACGGGGAATAAAACAATCGTCTTTTACTCATTAGGAAATTACCTATCAGCTCAAGATGAAATCTATGAGTTAATTGGTGGCATGGGTACAATTGATGTAGTTAAAACTCTAACTAATCAAAATGTGAAAATTGAATTGAAAAATCCAAGCTTTTTCCCTACTTATAATTACTATCGAGATAATCGTAATTTTAAAATTATGTCTTTGGAAAAAATTAATAATGTTAATCTAAAAAATGGCAAATTGAGATACAACGAAATAATGAACCATATGCGAACAAATATTAAGGATTTAAAAAGTATTTCTGAGGTTCAATAG
- a CDS encoding AAA family ATPase: MNRLEKLLQLKKEISHVIIGKEDVVEMIFIALINNGHILLESVPGTGKTQLAKSFAKTINGLFKRIQFTPDLLPSDVTGIQFFHPKEQDFQLRIGPVMTNILLADEINRATPRTQASLLEVMEERQVTIDGETIPLPNPFIVIATQNPIESQQGTFPLPEAQMDRFFMQIRLEYPTFEEEKSIMKSYRSNTPYLNLKNVLTLEEIDEMKEQVKTVTISEEVEDYILNIIHSTRNNEDIQLGISPRGTLALMRASQGKAYINNRSFVTPQDVKDVAIYLLSHRLVLTLEASLKKNAIQVIESVLNQVEVPVEAGASE, from the coding sequence ATGAATAGATTAGAAAAGTTATTACAATTAAAAAAAGAGATTAGTCACGTCATAATTGGTAAAGAGGATGTCGTTGAAATGATTTTCATCGCTCTTATTAATAATGGACATATTTTACTAGAAAGTGTCCCTGGTACTGGAAAGACACAATTAGCTAAAAGCTTTGCCAAAACAATTAACGGTTTGTTTAAAAGAATTCAATTTACACCGGATTTATTACCTAGTGATGTAACAGGAATTCAATTTTTTCATCCAAAAGAACAAGACTTTCAGCTTCGAATTGGTCCTGTTATGACTAACATTTTATTAGCTGATGAGATTAATCGTGCTACACCTAGAACCCAAGCTAGTTTATTAGAGGTAATGGAAGAACGCCAGGTAACTATTGATGGAGAAACTATTCCGCTTCCAAATCCGTTTATCGTTATAGCAACGCAAAATCCAATTGAATCACAACAAGGTACGTTTCCATTACCTGAAGCACAAATGGATCGATTTTTTATGCAGATTCGTTTGGAATACCCTACATTTGAAGAAGAAAAAAGCATTATGAAGTCATATCGTTCAAATACTCCATATTTGAATTTAAAAAATGTACTAACTCTAGAAGAAATTGATGAAATGAAAGAACAGGTAAAAACCGTTACAATTTCGGAAGAAGTAGAGGATTATATTTTAAATATTATTCATTCAACGAGAAATAACGAAGATATTCAACTCGGCATTAGTCCACGTGGTACATTGGCACTAATGAGAGCTTCACAAGGTAAAGCATATATAAACAATAGATCATTTGTCACACCACAAGATGTGAAGGATGTTGCGATTTATCTCCTTTCACACAGATTAGTCTTGACCCTTGAGGCATCCTTAAAGAAAAATGCTATACAAGTTATTGAATCCGTTTTAAATCAAGTTGAAGTTCCTGTAGAAGCTGGAGCTAGTGAATAA
- a CDS encoding DUF58 domain-containing protein, which produces MTWNKEIHGKNSLDILTIFGIIFLIINFYQSSYLLMFLGGFLIIISLMSRYYLKHIADHLIIENDKEPIRVSVGEQFNLPIKITQNHWLPIINATIRIKLEPIVDSINFKTVSSNSHLELMIPIQLKGNETIQITLPLSATKRGVTRIKQVELKISNFFSLGYLYLTYKPFLHKEIIIYPTLIPVPQIEQIFSTNSYGSFVTNTSMFEDFLAPIGTRDYVYSDSFHRIHWKASAKTQVLQTKVYERTADYSITFILNLRDTHHDNFRLSIIENIESIASNIAYIVKYAAIKNINYEIFLNLNMESGVPVYHLPIGGGKSQLSKTYDILARINGARMTQPIDRLLHYVEKQQRKSPVVILCGPFGKHGDRYIAQMRKRGQSIYYLQDDLESPTLVPFGQH; this is translated from the coding sequence ATGACTTGGAATAAAGAAATACATGGTAAAAATTCACTTGATATCCTAACTATTTTTGGGATCATATTTCTAATTATTAATTTCTATCAATCTTCCTATTTATTAATGTTTTTAGGAGGATTTTTAATCATCATTAGTTTAATGAGTCGGTACTATTTAAAACATATTGCAGATCACCTGATTATCGAAAACGACAAGGAGCCCATTCGAGTTTCCGTCGGAGAACAATTTAATTTACCGATTAAGATAACCCAGAATCATTGGTTACCAATTATAAACGCAACAATTCGAATAAAATTAGAACCTATAGTAGATAGTATAAATTTTAAAACTGTTAGTAGCAATTCACATTTGGAACTAATGATCCCAATTCAACTAAAAGGGAACGAAACGATTCAGATTACATTACCACTTTCAGCTACTAAACGTGGAGTTACTAGAATTAAACAAGTAGAATTAAAAATTTCAAACTTTTTCAGTTTAGGATATTTATATTTAACATATAAACCATTTTTACATAAAGAAATTATTATTTATCCAACATTAATTCCTGTACCTCAAATTGAACAAATTTTTTCAACTAACTCATATGGTAGTTTTGTAACAAATACAAGTATGTTTGAAGATTTTCTAGCTCCCATTGGAACAAGAGATTATGTATATTCTGACTCATTTCATCGAATTCACTGGAAAGCTAGTGCTAAAACTCAAGTACTTCAAACGAAAGTTTATGAACGAACTGCTGACTATTCAATTACATTTATTTTAAATTTACGAGATACTCATCATGATAATTTTAGATTAAGTATAATTGAAAACATCGAATCAATTGCTAGTAATATTGCCTATATCGTCAAATACGCTGCCATAAAAAATATTAATTATGAAATATTCTTAAACTTGAACATGGAAAGTGGGGTTCCTGTTTATCATTTACCGATTGGTGGAGGTAAATCTCAACTAAGTAAAACTTATGATATCCTTGCCCGAATTAATGGCGCAAGAATGACTCAGCCAATTGATCGATTACTTCATTACGTAGAAAAGCAACAACGAAAATCTCCTGTTGTTATTTTATGTGGCCCGTTCGGTAAGCATGGTGATCGATATATCGCTCAAATGCGAAAACGTGGTCAAAGCATCTATTATCTACAAGATGATTTAGAAAGTCCAACACTTGTTCCATTTGGACAACATTAA
- the menC gene encoding o-succinylbenzoate synthase, producing the protein MKIKKVILRHMKLDLLHPFTTSFGTEYDREFILLEAISEDGISGWAESVAMLDPLYNEETLKTNWHILEDYLIPIVLNNKINHPDEISEKYFSHIRGNYMAKAAIEGAIWDLYAKQENISLSTALGGTKKEIEVGVSIGIQDSIDSTIKIIENRLAEGYKRFKLKIKPGWDIELIDKVRKVYPTIPLMADANSAYTLSDMDQLIALDDYNLMMIEQPLAYNDIIDHADLQERMKTPICLDESIHSLEDARKAIKLGSCKIINIKIGRVGGLTQSRKIHDLCQENGIPLWCGGMLESGIGRAHNIAITSLPNFILPGDTAASALYWAEDIIEPEVTVENGMITVPTKPGIGYDPHMQNIEKYTISTKVYIKN; encoded by the coding sequence ATGAAAATTAAAAAAGTAATATTACGCCATATGAAGCTAGATTTATTGCATCCATTTACAACAAGCTTTGGTACTGAATATGACCGTGAATTTATTCTATTAGAAGCGATAAGTGAAGATGGAATATCAGGTTGGGCTGAATCTGTTGCTATGCTTGATCCGCTTTATAATGAAGAAACTTTAAAAACAAATTGGCATATTCTAGAAGATTATTTAATTCCAATCGTGTTAAATAATAAAATTAATCATCCAGACGAAATTTCCGAAAAGTATTTCTCACATATTCGTGGGAACTATATGGCCAAAGCTGCCATAGAAGGCGCAATTTGGGATCTTTATGCTAAACAAGAAAATATCTCACTTTCAACTGCGTTAGGTGGAACGAAAAAGGAAATTGAAGTAGGAGTAAGTATTGGGATTCAAGATTCAATCGATTCAACAATTAAAATTATCGAAAATCGACTTGCAGAAGGCTATAAAAGATTTAAATTAAAAATCAAACCAGGCTGGGATATTGAACTGATCGATAAAGTACGAAAAGTTTATCCAACTATTCCTTTAATGGCGGATGCAAACTCAGCATACACTTTATCTGATATGGACCAATTAATTGCATTAGATGATTATAATTTAATGATGATCGAACAACCACTTGCATACAACGATATTATCGATCACGCAGACTTACAAGAAAGAATGAAAACTCCGATCTGCTTAGACGAGAGTATTCACTCACTAGAAGATGCTAGAAAAGCAATAAAACTAGGAAGTTGCAAAATTATTAATATTAAAATTGGTCGAGTTGGAGGACTTACTCAATCAAGAAAAATACATGATCTATGCCAGGAAAATGGAATTCCATTATGGTGTGGTGGAATGCTTGAATCAGGAATAGGAAGAGCCCATAATATTGCAATCACTTCATTACCTAATTTCATTTTACCTGGAGACACAGCGGCATCTGCATTATACTGGGCAGAAGATATTATCGAACCAGAAGTAACCGTAGAAAATGGAATGATTACCGTACCAACCAAACCAGGTATCGGATACGACCCACACATGCAAAATATTGAAAAATATACAATCAGTACGAAGGTTTATATTAAGAATTAA